A genomic region of Apteryx mantelli isolate bAptMan1 chromosome 10, bAptMan1.hap1, whole genome shotgun sequence contains the following coding sequences:
- the CIAO2B gene encoding cytosolic iron-sulfur assembly component 2B — protein sequence MVGPGPGGGAAPLENANPLIYRRSGERPVTAREEDDELPDSIDDREIFDLIRSINDPEHPLTLEELNVVEQVRVKVNDAESTVAVEFTPTIPHCSMATLIGLSIKVKLIRSLPERFKVDVHITPGTHASEHAVNKQLADKERVAAALENSHLLEVVNQCLSARS from the exons atggtgggcccggggccgggcggcggcgcggcgccgctggAGAACGCCAACCCCCTCATCTACCGCCGCTCGGGGGAGCGGCCGGTGACGGCGCGGGAGGAGGACGACGAGCTGCCCGACTCCATCGACGACCGCGAGATCTTCGAT CTCATCCGCTCCATCAACGACCCCGAGCACCCGCTCACGCTGGAGGAGCTGAACGTCGTGGAGCAGGTCCGCGTCAAG GTGAACGATGCTGAAAGTACCGTAGCGGTGGAGTTTACTCCCACAATTCCGCACTGCAGCATGGCAACATTAATTGGACTGTCAATAAAAGTAAAACTGATTAGATCTCTACCTGAGAGGTTTAAG GTGGATGTTCATATAACACCAGGAACACATGCCTCTGAGCACGCAG ttaATAAACAGCTTGCTGATAAAGAACGTGTAGCAGCTGCTCTGGAAAACTCTCACTTACTGGAAGTGGTGAATCAGTGCTTGTCTGCTCGATCATAA
- the LOC106483256 gene encoding fatty acyl-CoA hydrolase precursor, medium chain-like produces MAPESHLPLLCTLICSIAFSICGTEGQKGAQPEVTIALGRLKGKQANVKGTDRLVNVFLGIPFAKAPVGSLRFSPPEPPEAWNDLRDATSYPPLCPQDLTILKNVEKKWKEKHPPFQTSEDCLYLNVYSPAGSDKKDKLPVMVWIHGGNFIFGGASRYDGSALAAYENIVVVIIQYRLGLLGFFSTGDEHARGNWAFLDQVAALRWIQENIQYFGGDPGSVTLFGVSAGSCCVSAHVLSPLSKGLFHKAISESGIIFAPDKDLLLSADLKKIASIFKCEADTSLAVINCLRNQEAKDIVFKSTEIQFLPLVVDGVFLHKSPEEIVTGKEFNAVPFMIGVTNNEFGWNIRSTSTIPGLKEVGDKKSIASTLEILRPMMGVSSELLSVIMDEYLGDTDDPAELGDRFLDLLGDAAIVMPSIKTLNYHRESGAPTYFFEYQHRPTLYWDTKPEYVKADHGDEVSFVFGGPYLAGDIRLRDEVTEEEKNLSRTLMKYWANFARNGNPNGEGLVEWPSYNLNEEYLEINLKQKKARKLKEKKVDFWRKVVFEKINNQRTENRKVNSEL; encoded by the exons ATGGCTCCTGAGAGCCATCTTCCTTTGCTTTGTACCCTGATCTGTAGTATAGCATTCAGCATTTGTGGAACAGAAG GACAGAAGGGtgctcagccagaagtgacaatTGCGCTTGGACGGCTCAAAGGGAAGCAAGCAAATGTGAAGGGAACAGACAGACTTGTAAATGTTTTCCTTGGAATTCCTTTTGCAAAAGCACCTGTTGGATCCTTGAGGTTTTCCCCACCTGAACCACCTGAAGCCTGGAATGATCTGAGAGATGCAACTTCCTATCCACCGCT ATGTCCTCAAGATCTGACCATactgaaaaatgttgaaaaaaaatggaaagaaaaacaccctCCATTCCAAACTTCTGAAGATTGTTTGTATTTGAATGTTTACAGCCCTGCTGGTTCAGACAAGAAGGACAAGTTACCT GTAATGGTGTGGATCCATGGTGGCAATTTTATATTTGGTGGTGCTTCTAGGTATGATGGTTCTGCACTTGCAGCCTATGAGAATATTGTGGTAGTAATAATTCAGTACAGACTTGGACTTCTTGGATTCTTCAG TACTGGTGATGAACATGCTCGTGGGAACTGGGCATTTTTGGATCAAGTAGCAGCTCTTCGGTGGATCCAAGAAAATATCCAGTATTTTGGTGGAGATCCAGGATCTGTCACACTCTTTGGTGTATCAGCAGGATCTTGCTGTGTTTCTGCACAT GTTTTATCTCCTTTGTCTAAGGGTCTATTTCATAAGGCAATATCAGAGAGTGGAATTATATTTGCCCCTGATAAAGATTTACTTCTTTCAGCAGATCTCAAG aaaatcGCAAGTATATTTAAGTGTGAGGCAGACACTTCACTCGCAGTAATAAATTGCTTAAGGAACCAGGAAGCAAAGGATATAGTCTTTAAAAGTACG GAAATCCAATTTCTACCCTTAGTTGTGGATGGAGTATTTCTTCATAAGTCACCTGAAGAGATAGTGACTGGAAAAGAATTTAATGCAGTCCCATTTATGATAGGAGTCACCAACAATGAATTTGGCTGGAATATTCGATCT ACGTCAACAATACCAGGTTTGAAGGAAGTGGGAGATAAAAAATCAATCGCATCAACTTTAGAAATTCTGCGTCCAATGATG GGTGTATCATCAGagcttctgtctgtgataatggATGAGTATCTAGGAGACACAGATGATCCTGCTGAGTTAGGGGACCGATTTTTGGACTTGCTGGGCGATGCAGCAATTGTTATGCCATCCATTAAAACATTGAATTATCACAGGG AGTCTGGAGCTCCAACCTACTTCTTTGAATATCAGCATCGGCCTACTTTATACTGGGATACTAAACCAGAGTATGTGAAAGCTGATCATGGAGATGAAGTTAGCTTTGTCTTTGGAGGACCATATCTGGCAGGTGACATACGCCTACGTG ATGAAgttacagaggaagaaaagaacctTAGTAGAACTCTGATGAAGTACTGGGCTAACTTTGCTCGAAACGG AAATCCAAATGGAGAAGGTTTGGTTGAATGGCCATCTTATAACCTAAATGAAGAATACTTAGAGATAaatctaaaacaaaagaaagccaggaaactgaaagaaaagaaggtgGACTTCTGGAGAAAGGTGGTATTTGAAAAGATAAATaatcaaagaacagaaaacaggaaGGTTAATTCAGAGTTATAG